The window ttaattattttgagcacccattaagggggaatattagtttttaagaggttaactgagaagacaattgtttgtaaattctcaactgaaacggatcagtttcacaactgatcgttcagttggttGTTCACAAaacttctcacataagttaacaaattaaaaaacttattatattccaaatcaactgacgtgactgcagtttcataacgtggcctattttaaaaccaTTCACTTTCtgcacacacgcttatagcacacgtacacacatttttattcaaattttttttggactgacacgtgtcctataATTCGAACAGTCACGAACATAAGTACTTTTCCcgccccatttcagttcttcttctttacgcttatccaaatttctcagagcaaaaacaaaatcaagcattctctttcgcaggaaatcattcagttcaaatggcaaaccaaatCCCCGCGCACGTTCTaaatgctatggccattgatttcgaTTCAGTTTTCTCAGTAACTGAGGTTGAAGTGAAGAATGTTTTTCTGAAACTAGAATCAGCTGGGCTGAAGACGTTTCTAGGGCAATCTTCAAAAACCATCTATCCAAAGGAAATCAATGATTTCTATACAAAGGTTTTGTTACTATTGATGGAAATATCTCTATTACTATCAATAATCAGCTAATGATCATATCTGAAGAAACCTTCGGGGAAATCTTCTCTCTACCAACTGAAGGAATTATCAACTTCTCTGAGGTACGAACTgctgatattgaagaaatgcaatctctgttatctgctgatggacggaaaatcaaagtctccgatcctaagaaagaactgaagccagaaattcaattgctggctgatattgttgcCAAGGGCATTCTGGCTAAGGCTGGTTCATTTGCAgcccttactcttgaaaaatttcaagccatGACCGTGATAATGGCAGAGAAGAAAATGAACTGGAGGcatattattttcagtattttgcgaaatatgcttcaatctaccaagcaGTCCAGAGGTTATGCAGTTCAACTCAGTTATCTACTGAAAACAAAAGGTTTAGTGGCTGACAATGCTGAAAAGCTATCCAAGTTTAAGGTATTCTCTGACAAAAACATattgccaccaaaaaccaaactggaactgtctcctgatcaattcgtgaagatcaagaaagagattgggacgcagcaggctgctcccaaatcagttaaaaagGCTAGGTCTCAGGCCCAACTGAAATCTACCAAGAGAAAACTGACTGTCAGTGAATCAGATTCTGAGGAAACACCTTTTCAGCTGATCACCAAGAAGCAAAGGACTCAGAAAACAAAGCCAGTGGCGTCGCTCACAGCTGTTCCTGAGAAACCAAAGGCATCAGatactcaacagcctattcaggttGTTCTCTTGACAGCAATTCCTGCTGATAAGGAGAAAAAATCAGCAAAAGCTTCAGCCCCCTTGACTCAAATCAAACGACCTTCAATTCTTGCTCCTGCTCGACCTAAGGGAATTGTTATTCAGGAAAGAGTGGACTCTACTCAATCTGGACTaaacattccacatattcttactgatgagaaaggaaagggcaagatgatcaaagaaccaaggccctcaaatgctattcaaactcatattgacctcatatgggaacaggtcaatgcctttgctgcatcaaaaatgaacatttttgaaGCTTGGACGAAGTTTAGAACACATACTTTTGCCAAGCAGCTGAAAAAGAAGTCCAAGCTGAACACATTTATCAAATTGGAGACAACTGTTCTGAGAGTGGTCAAAGCTGCAACAATAACTCAAGCCTTGGAGCGCAAGAACtacttctttgatcaagtccgAGCTAAAAAGTTGGACCAACTGATCGAAAAATTGAAAGCCAACTTTATTCCCACaagtccaactgcatacaatgaTCAAGCTGTGATCACTCAGCTAGAAACTGATCTATTAACTctgcaatcccaaataaaattttgggagacGGATCAGGAACTTGTTATTCATGAAGGCACTTCAGTAGATGAAGAAGCTGATTCACCTTCTCGGCGCCGTGAACCATCTCCTGAACAAGCTGCTACAACTGATGAGCCAGTTCAGAATGTGCCTCAACCTACTGCTGCTGCtcctcaaatgtactcagaagctgacttgacactcgccaatattgatgaaattattcagtcagtgattcaagaatctcaaacagaggaacttgtttctgtctcagttgatcactcaactgatcgagcagttctagaggatcccgtcttacctgaagagcttgttcagcctactgatgtgccagctcagtcacctggtcaagaaactactgaaaatgtggaggctcagttgctacattctgaaaatattccaactgatgagccagtcctcgtttcagctgaatctccagcagaagcaccagttcttgatgctccgactgaagataccacaaatttgcCTATTTAGCCGGACAATTCGGTTGCTGCTTAGGATCTATCTTCTCCTCCcccagatcaaattggagttgctgaaaaaattgttccagaacagactattgcagagacagttataactgacaggacattagtggtctttgatccagtctccgaaggacaagcacctggaacttctggacattcaccacctcattcatctaatgatcttgaattagttcttaaagaaattcaagatattcagaataatatgcataaaattctctctgccatctctaacattcagcatactcaactcacccattctctgaaactggaacatgcagaagtatttaactcagagaaactgaaggcagttcaagctaccgtgacctctctttcctttgcaattgctaaaataaaaaagaatagaggtatagcagaaagtctctcagcgactcaagacactatcagcaaaagagttgatgcggtggagacactcgtatcaagaaagatagacttcatgcaaaccactgtgctcaatgcagtcgcagacgtagccacttctgtcaagattctttcaaccgatgttaagagattatctgtcagaatggaggcgtttgacaaaaagggggaatagaccatcagatcagcagttcaatggagatcagctcaatagatttgatacaatgAAGCTACAGATTACTtcattcagattatttcattctttcattgtacgaatctgtacacaacagttgattattttatctacaacgaacttgaagatcatataagcttcattgatcagttattagttgattagttttgtcaaacaccaaaaaggaggaaattgttggaaacttaatttcggatgtttgacaaaccgattatttattggaactaactgatcaaatattcgatccatacagcttgcctaactgaagagtattgcgcatattatctaaggcaaccgaacccagctgaactgaacttttgaagaaaaccaactgatctgttggaaaccgatcagttgatatattcagccgttcgcgcatattatctaaggcaaccgaacccagctgaactgaactttcgaagaaaccaactgatcagttggaaaccgatcagttgatatattcagccatatgcttccttcaactcaacatgtctcgggaaagaacgatcaaccgacaaagagataTAGAAGATTGCAATgtcgcacttaaatcaataaagCTTAGAACAAcacatttcggcgaaagcaattaagacgccgcatcacaataaatgaaggaaacaatattcaagggataatcaagtaaaaaaatcaacggatacaaatattcaaatttatctcaagttaccgttggaaaggaagcatataaataagtgaacaaagcagttGAGAAAAAacaatcaacgcattattgaagcttgctggtacgctgctaaaatcacaattcacagctcacgtatatcagatatatcagtagcatctaaagctacactttgagcgtgttagcactttgtaattcaatcaagaatatatcagttgtgctaagatcagtcacgaactgataaaagctgttgtatgctaagagtttcagttttggcagtgttaagtccaaactgaagtgggtcagtacaagtcttgtattcgatcgaagtcttttagtggaaatcctatccttgagacagaaggggtgacgtaggagtgattgaaatctccgaacatccagaaacaatccttgcgtactttatttcagttttgtattctatctttcagtcagttatttttcgcaactactcttagtttaactgattgtcattgaccaacaagattccgagaatcagtttgtcaccaaactgaattcaaaattcgaaaagattcattttaattgtgagtgtttattcaacccccttctaaacactcttgatacgttaatcgatcctatcagagcgtctagtagcatcgccccatgattccataggtatcactgatagtgcctgcaagaactttagtcatggttagcgtacagtacggtcccttcatcacatatatcccgatctaatctacaactattggtatatcaagagttgcatatgaattcgataacgatgcgatatatcattgagtactaatagtggcataGTATGTGCAACTAtgaaaacacctttccctaaagcacatttcttgctctggccagagattccttgcactattaactcatcagatcacataggatatcttcacccgtaggcgaacaATGAATCCCTGaccacaatgcatttgctcatacttatttcgaaactacacccaacttCACCACTtaatgaccctcaatggagttgGTAAACATATCAAAGTGCATGATAATACGtatatattgtatattcaagaactttatctatgcagcttgcatgggtatacttGGTTTTacgttggaaaccgatcagttgatatattcagccatACTGATAACGATTTTACGTttcgacgcagacctcatggtatctattgtatattcaagaactttatctatgcagcttgcatgggtatacagataaagtatgatgtcataatcgaataaaatcgtaaaatattattaaaataaagatgattttatattagagtcaataaagcccaagccacaagttggcttgccgggcacctactctaacaccaaGATGCTCGGGCACTGGCCGCAATATGATGACACCGAATGGATTCCGATCCCTGGACTATTCGTGGACAGGGTCTTTAATCCATTATCTTGTTATTCTTATGCTACTCGGGCTAGGCTGGAAGTTGAGGTTTGTATGAGCATGTAGTAGTCTGATCGGTTTCTCGGGTTGATACATGCCCCGAGATGATTTAACTAAAGTATACTTTACCCAAGATGACTCTTATCTAGTCTACTCTTGGCTTATCTAAAACAATTCTAGGCTTCTGATATTTCTTACTTTGCTCGAATTCAAAGATGACCGAGCTCCTTACAAAATATGACCATATGTATTTAAATCCATGACAAGATAATCATATTCATTTAATACAAAATTTAAACTTTAGATCACTTTAATTAAATTATCTGATGAAAGATACGCACTTATAATTTGAATATGAAGTTCAAATATTATCCTTGCATGAACGTGACGAACAAGGTTGATTACACATTTTTACCACACTCAAAATTTCaaatggagaaaataaaataaaaaaaagttacacGACCATTAGAATCCGCACAAGTACCAAAGGGAAAGCGTTCTCGCTTCTTCTCCTTCGCTTTACCTCCTAATTTGTTGAATCATCTTCCAAGATCTAGAATTCTTTACAATTCTGCTCTCCAGCTACTAAACCTCGAGAATCGACTGACAAGTGCTCCAATCCAATCTTTTTCTTGCATTTCTTGAATTATTGGACACAGTTTCAATCTTCGGACTCGAATTTTTCTCCGAACATAATTCAGTCATGCCGGAGTAAAAACCCTTTTTCCCCAATTACGCGATGTAAAATGCATATGCGCGTAATTAATCAAGACTCTGAAATGctgatattttttctttaatcaGGTATGATGGATCTGACAGAAGAACGGCCTCCGGAGCAGGCGTCACCACCACCAGCGTCCATGTCACTGCTCTCGACGGACTTGTTAATGTTAACTCTCTCTTCACCGTCGCGATCTTTGTGGGCCTTTCCCTGACTACTCCAGGGCAGCACAGCCTTGAAAACCCTTCTGCCTGCGACGCCGGTCTTGAAGTAGTCAAGAAACTCCTTGTTTTCGAGGTTGTCTCCTTCAGcttctttcttttctcttctcTGGTGGCACAGGGTCTGAAGCTGGCGATCAATCTACTGAACAGTAAAGATGTGGATGAAGTGTTCAGAGCCCACATCAATTTGAAGGTTCTGAGATTTGGAATGTTGGCTTCCGCCATTGGTTCAGTAATGGGGTGCTTGTTTTTGATGCTGTCCATGGTTAGTGTGATTGAGATAAGATTGGGAATGCTGTCCTGTGGGAGCAAGTCTACGGTTCAAGCTGTTACGGCTTTAATTGTTCTGGTGACCTCTGCTCTCATGGTTTACATTTCAACTGCTGTTTATGCTTTTCTACATTGATTGGAGCCGGCGTTATTTGTTGTAATAATAGATTCTTGTTTCCTTTGACGACGGCTGGGGTTAAATTTTGTCAAGTCCTGAGGAAGTTCATGTTTTTATATAATTGGATTAGATAGATTTGATTGGAGAAAGAAGTCAAGAATTAGTCGAATTCTTACAGTAATTTATATTCCTTTTTTATTCAAAGAAGTTTTTTCGACACTTGCATGCGGTGGATATATATGGCCATGTAGGTAGCTGATAGGTCTTCAGTTGGTTATGAAGCTTGGATCCCCTTTTTTTCCGCAAATGCGGCGGTTGATGAATCATCTTCCTTGATGTTGTTTACCATAAGACCTTGATATCCACGAGGTTAGAGTAACTTGTCTGGATTTGTTTTCCAAAG of the Primulina huaijiensis isolate GDHJ02 chromosome 1, ASM1229523v2, whole genome shotgun sequence genome contains:
- the LOC140991336 gene encoding uncharacterized protein, whose amino-acid sequence is MPEYDGSDRRTASGAGVTTTSVHVTALDGLVNVNSLFTVAIFVGLSLTTPGQHSLENPSACDAGLEVVKKLLVFEVVSFSFFLFSSLVAQGLKLAINLLNSKDVDEVFRAHINLKVLRFGMLASAIGSVMGCLFLMLSMVSVIEIRLGMLSCGSKSTVQAVTALIVLVTSALMVYISTAVYAFLH